Genomic window (Ananas comosus cultivar F153 linkage group 1, ASM154086v1, whole genome shotgun sequence):
AGTCTAAAGTATTTGTTAGAGTAAAAGATAACATTGACGATCCAACAAAAAGGGATGCTTAAATTAATGGGAATGGATTACGTCATACAATataagaaaggaagagaaaacaaGGCAGCAGACGCACTGTCAAGGAGAAAAATGGAAGAAGGACACAACCATGCCATGACGGCCATTATCCCTGCTTGCGTCCAAGATGTTGCAGGAAGCTATGAAGGAAATGCTCAAGTTTAGCAGATTATCAAAGAGTTGCTACTAAATCCCGGATCACAGCAAGGTGCGAAgccttaaaaattaaaaattaaaaataaatagctagtattaatttctttctttacctATTAGAGGAGAAAAAGCGTGCATTGTAATAACtaggaattttttttgatttttgatttagaTAAACCTTTTGTTTGACCGATGTTCTGTGTAGTATTATAATTATAGTGTACTcgcaaatttcaggagaaaacaagtctaaaacggagaagttacggcGACCCGAGAGTCTGACTAATGAATAGTAActtcggttttccggagagccGCGGAGTATATGACTTCAGACCGTATACGGACTCCGAATATAGCCTTCCAATAGCTCTTTCAAACGCTGACTATCTGACCCAATGGCACTGTGACCGGATTTTGGATTGgagcacggatttcgagaaaaggGTTTTAGTGTTTTTGCATATAGTTGTTATATGTGGTTTTGGTGGAACGATAGGAGGGATGTTTTGTTCGAAATCCGGAATCTTTCGGTGGCGAAAACGAGGTGCTTAGATTCGATGCCTCTGTCGTGCTGTATCGCGCTGGTGCTATGATTCCGATGGAAATCTTCGAACCGACGAGATCTCGGGGAATCGCGAAAGTCCGCGAAGGGGCTGATTTGAATAATCGGATTATCGCGAAAAGGCACTATATTATGCGTCAATGTCAGTATTCGAACTAGAGGACTATCTGCACTTGTGCGAGTCTGCTCTGGTGAGAGCTGGGATTTAAGGTCGACTCCTTTCGGAGTGGGGTGGGGGTTTCCGCAAGTTTCCATACTAATATAGGTGGATCATAAGGGTTTGggacctaaccctaacctagaaCCGCCAGCGCCTGTCATCCCAGCACCTCCCTGCCCGCCGCCGGTGCTCGTCGTTCGCGGCCGCCGAAACAGCCTTAGTCCAGGTTTGCCTTCTCTCTTGGACCACCTCACCACCGGCTTAAAATTTGGTGCTTGGTGAGCGCTTGTTATCCAAGCAACCACTTTCCTGGTCGAGACCTTCCTCAGGCCGCCCTCTCCCGCCGCCCCGCACGCCCGAGCTCGCGAGCCTGCCGGAAGAGGCTGCAGCCAGGCCGGGTCTGGCCCAGACCTCCGAGCCAGGCCCGACTCAGGTTTGGCGGCCTTGGGACCGCACTTCCCTGCGGCCCAAAGCCCCCTGTCGCACCCCGCTGGCGATCTCCCTGCAACCCGGCGCGTTGCGTCCCCGCCGGCCCCGCGATGCTGCGCTCGGCCTCGCGGCTGCAGCCAAGGCTCCCGCCGCCGCTCAGGTCCTGTAGGGCCGACCTTGAGCCGGCGCCACTCCCAAGACGCCGCCATTACCCCCCTGAGGtggcaccacctcctcctccgtctCCGCCACCGGACATCGCCCCGGCCGACCTCCCCCGatcgccgccgtcgctgccgcaagctccaacccgagaggaaGTCACGGCCcgttctccgccgccgcgccacggctgctgccgccgccgcagaCACCTCCTCCCGGACCTCCCTCGACCTGCTGCTCCCATCCCCGCGGCGAGTGCCCGCCGTCCGATCGCCGCGGCCATCCTAGCTCCACAGCTCCGTGAGTTAGTTACTTTTGGTCCAGCACTCGCTGTTTTGCGTTCACGGTCACTGTCCGTGATTCCGATTGACTCCCTGGCAcctcggaggtgagcacggtgatcgtggctcgtgctgaacacggtgatcgtgggctcgtgttgaaacacgatgctcacctccattAGTAGACGGTGCCTGGTTAAGTGAGAAAAGGATTTTTTCACAGTATGCGCACTGATTCGCTGAGGTTCCGCGTCGCTCGTAGCGCGCGTGGTTCCTGCGgacagtgctccgaaaggtgagcacagcCCAGGCAGCTGAAACCTTGCAGCAAGTGGCAATGGTAACCTCCACGATCCCTGGTTTGCTGGTACACCCGTTAaagccatgaaatcacataaaataatgtgatttcatgaGCCATTAGGGATCCGTTTGCGTTTCGcttcgtcgtggctgctgttggcagcaggtAAAGGCTTaagataacctctggactgtcGTCCAAGGCCCAAGCCTTTGCGAAAATCTATCGGTCATTTCCGacatttttcggcgaaatccgccgatagaacgcgcgTTCGACTCggaattcatccgacggtgcctcgtggttgACTGTAGCGTCGCTGAGCTTGTGCTGGTCACCCGTCGTCCGAGGTTCAGAACGACGGGTAGCGATCGGTGGATGTTCCGGTACGTttttttcgggacttccggctggTTCGGAAGTTGGCGTTTGAAAACCGATTTCAGTGGGGTTATGATTTGGGATTTGTGTGAGAATGGTCGGTTATTGTGTTCGTGGTTAGACTCTAActcggtggacccttcgtaggtccgcgTCGCTTCGTCTACCCCTTAGCGAGACCATTTCAGCtttatacaggtgggtacttcgatccgaatcGGTACAGCGTGCACTGTGTGGGGCCCTCGGTGATGTCTTCATTTACCGCTATCTTTTACATCGTCTATTCATATTGTTTACTCATTACATATTGAGCCCTTGCACCATACTGCTTTTATTTACTCTGCCCGTTGTCCTATGCGTAGTATCtgtaggggtagagtagatgcATTAGTATATACTAACCATGTGACTGATTGTCGTTTCCTGTTGCATCGTGACCTATTTGGTCGTTCACACTACTTACTGTACTTTGACTATTCGGTCGATTCACTTTGTactgatgacctatacggtcgtgtcggctggttgccgacggttgtcatatgagcatatcagcatcgatcgtcaccactcgttcgcatttcacgaacccacagcggtctgatccaccgcagggGGTGTTCTTTCCGGAAAAGTGTTGGGTTGCCCACACCGTGAGCTCAGAGGTTACGGCTGGTATATGCAGGTTGAGTGATTGTGGCATTAGCCTGAGGTCCTCCGGACCAACAAGGCAGTTTAGATTGGTATCCTTGGACTATCCaccagttgatgcatacatacagtagcagtagttCATTACTTGTACATCAGTTCCTTACTTGTACTTTCTGTTCTTATATCAAgtagctactgtagttgttTACCTTTACTGTTTCTTAGGCCTCCTTTCGCTGGTGCGTACCCTCGGCCCATCGTCGCTTGCGACCCactggaggggagacatgttaaCATGTTCTCAACCCCCCCGCCCCATTACAGTGAACGTCGCAGGTCCGAGGGGACGGCATGAGGAGCGAGTCTACGCAGCGTTAGAGCTCCGCCGTCTGTATCTTTTTTCCTTTGCTGAATAAATAGTAAACTTTCATTACGGTTCAGTTTCATTCGGTACTTGAATATTCAGTTTTCTGCTGGGTTTTCGTGATAAAAAGAGATTTATGGCTTTTCAAgtaaatggttttctaccctcTCGGTAGCGCttgttttaaaaaagaaaaagtgtttCATATTCGATACTGTTTCGAtggttttctacctctcgtggtggcgttttaaaagataaaggtttctgtgtgggaaacaattttaaaaaaaggagcATTTCAATGGATTTCTGAGACTTAGCATTTCAAAACTCGTTTCCGATGTGAAACATTTCAAATGATAGTtcggatttatgtttaaaaacTTGGAATACTGTCGCGTTGTAATGTTGAATGTATGAACGTCTGCATGTGCAGTTGAGATTGTGTGTTCATATGGTTGTGTTGTATTCTGGTTGTACTCTGATTGTTAgctgtacttgtgcgacgcgtgcaaatacaggggagactctgtccgttgtgaacagtggatttcccTGTaattgtggcggatctgacaacCTCTGGGTCAggtgtttttaaaaaaaaaaaaaaaaaaaaaaaaattagtcgTTTCGCTGTCTTCCAAACCGAAAAGGGACCCAGGCGTGACAGTGCGCGCCTCTCCGGCCATCGCAGGGTGCGGAGCAGTAGGGAAGGGGTAGCAAGGGTACAACGTCGGCGAGAGATAAGTAAAGCGAGTGCTCGACGGCGGTCGCGACCGTGGTCTGTTTAGAAAActcatctaccaaatactaTTGCCAACAAATAATATATCGAGAACATAGCAAAAgattcattttcaaataaaattttgaaaccttaatttctcaatttagaaatagaaaactaaattttagaaaatttagaaCATAAAAATATCTTCAAGTTCAAAGTACAAACCAGTACTTAAGTTCTAAATAAATTTTCCTACGGCTTCAACTTGAATTTATTTCCTCTCTGTCTAATTAAAATCCTTTCATTTGGCTTTAACATCATTAGGTTGTGAAACCCTGCATgtatttgaaaatgtacagtAGTTCAAGTCAATCTACCATGTGTTTTTAGGAACATTAACTAAATGAgatttcataataaatatagatatttcAATGCTTTCTTTCAAGACAAACTTTATAGGAGCTAACAAACATGCTCCTCAATGGCCGTTAGGTAATCCTTGGCTTTATCACATTCTGGAATTGATCCCCTTATGCTTTTTGATACTCTAGACTTTATGAGCATCAAACTTAAGCTGTTGGATCGCTCCTACTTTTCCTGCGCGGATTCCTGCTGTGGAGTCATTGGCCCCACTGCCTTAGGCGATTGCTCAACGCACAGAGCCAAATCTAAATCCATATAAcccaaagtaaaagaaataatttcttttcaatCAGAATAATTGTCCCCAGTAAGCATAGGAATACGAGAAACATCATTAAGAAATGCAGTAGAGGAAGAAGctgcaaaaacaaagaaaatattgAACTTTATCGCCTACTATAAGATAATAATCTTTAGATTAGATAAATTCTACCTTCCTGTGGGCAGAGGTGCTACACGCATAGAATTCATCTACTTTAATAATAAGACTAGCAGAAAACTAATTTCTAAACAACAAGATTTCTGTACCTGTGGGCATAGGAAAACTCGCTATCTAGAAATTCAATCCACTATCTTATTCCAGTCAACAttcagaaaattaatttatttgactgcaataaatagtcaaactttaattcaatatcactaatagcttatatatttttcattatctataggatgctgtggctactcctgagcataatgaaaaatacaaataaccttatttgacattgaatgactatttaaaaataaattaggaaTCCATATGAATTTTCGGGTTAACTTTAAATCAATATCatcttataaaaatatcataagtGATCAAATATCATGACTATGATACTGTGGCTACTCTTAGACATAATTAATCTCGCATTAACCTTTATATGATATTGAATGACCGAAAATTTCACATTATTCCAAAACACAACGGAAAGATAAAGGTCCAAAgtaattttctttacaattttatgtgactcaaaatttaaaaaaaaaactgtatgaAGTCTATATTCTCTactcttaaatttttatgatcaccttatatatatttagagtaataatgcaaaaatatatCGTAAGATATTAAACTAAACATACTACTTTATATCATGAATAAACAAACAAGTAGaacagaaattatatataacaaataccaAAAGTTATACATAACTTTAATATATTGACTTCTAGATAATCGAgtcacaaaagaaaattataaaccgaaattataaatatatatatacatatatatatttatatcttatccttattcattaagaaaaataaataaataccctTTTTGATTGGACTGCTACCTCAGGCAGCCCCATGCGAGGCTGCATTGTACGGTCAACAACAATGGCCCTTTTGATTACTTTGACCGCCACCTAGGCAGCTCCATTACGGACTGCCTAGTGCGGCCCCTTGTGGGCCGCGCCTATTGCGTCCGGAAGGCGTGGTGGCGCGAGTCTGCCACGCCTCccgatcttctttttttttttaatgctacaTGCGGTCCTTGAGAGTCGCCTGACGCAACCGTGAGAGCAGCGCAATCCGGCCGAAACGCCGAACACCGATTCTTATGGTCAATAAATCTTgccgctaattttttatttttttttaatcgctTGATGCGGCCCGTCCGTGACGTCGTTTCTCCGAACGCCGATCTCGATTGAGGCCAGCCGACGTCACCATTAACGCAAACCAATCGgtgaatatatttatttatttttctttaatgaaAAGGAATCTTAAAGAAACGAAAATCAGGGAAAAGgtttagctctgataccacatgttagaaactttataagaaactagatcgtaccttctgccatgatttcgatttctgtaccCGATTTGTAAGCGGCAATCCTTATTCGTGGTTCGTCCTCGTAAATAATCTGCAAGAAGacgggacgtttcgagtctaattcccttatccccggagatggagTCGTCACAAACAATTAGATTAGGGGtagaccgggactcccgtatgttacatatttatatataacttaatgtaaggaCTTAAATAGATTGACCGTAAGGActtaaatcacgtccgtccatcaaaGACGTGTCCAGATATATCCTAACCATAagatctaaaatatctttatagatcgacttaaatagattgacCGTATCTCTATGGAtcgccttgaatatatcacgtgggccacaACCAACATGGTCGAGATGAGCGCGGCGGACGAGGTGAGTGTAGCGGCATCGGCGGCGGCCGAGGTGAgtgcggcggcgtcggcggcggccgaagtgagtgcggcggaggaggtggcggcCAAGGTGAGTGTGGAGGCGATAAGGAAAGGTAAACCCTACTTTTTGGGGTTGTGGAGAGGGTGGAGATTGGAGAGAAAGGAGACTATGAgaaagatggaaaaaaaaaaaaggtgggttATGTGAGTGGAGAAGCAGCCCGAAAAGTggagttttatttttaagagaaaattttgaatttcatttttatcctattttttgTGGTATAGTTAAGATAGTTATACCCTATTTTATTGGTATGTTTTTAAACCATCTATacactatttagaaaaattttcctACCAGTATAgttgctaaaaaataataataataataataataataataataataataataaagtaagcATCTAAACAGCCGTAACCGGGTCGACCGCAACCCCCCTTCACGAAGGCCGTCGCCAACTTCTCCGCCCTCGACTACTTCCGCTTCTCCACCATCACCGCCGTCTCCGTCACCGGCGGTTACCTCTCAGGTtccccccctctcctcctcctccgcaccCTTCGCATCCGcattaggattagggttagggttagggttagggtttctaatTGGGTTTTGGATTGGGGGATGGCGCAGGGATCAAGCCGAGCATCCGAGGGCCGTCCATGGTGAGTGGGGTACTGATAGGGATCATGGGCGGGTTCATGTACGCGTACCAGAACTCGGCGGGTCGGCTCACGGGCTTCTTCCCCAACGACGCCGAGGTCGCCCGCTACAGGAAGAAGTAGAGCGccccgtcgtcgtcgccgccgccgccgccaacacCTGTAATTTCCTCAATTTCCTCGCGCTCTTTCGATTCGGCTTGAATAAAATGTGAACTCAGGCTTCTTTGATCCGTCGCGGGGTGTTTGTTGCTGAATTTTGTAATGGTGCTGATTTGGGGATGTTTGATCAGAGTGAGCTCTGATTTGTTTGTGACCGGCTTTTGGATTAGCATATCCTCATTTATCTCACAGTTACTTCCTCAAATCTTTCACTTTAAGTTTTGATTTCATATGTAATGCAGTAAAAAATCTTAAGATTTATAGTTTATTGTGCTTGAGGAACATAAGGGTTTAAGGTGGATGAGGCAACAGATGCAAGAGATCATATTTTGGTGATCTTTTGCGATTCATGAGTCTGTAAAATCCTTAAAATAAGTTACAAAACTGTAAAGTTGAAATAACCTACTCTTTTGGATTTGGGTAGGAAATATATATCTTATCTGCATAATGGTGTAGAAACTCATTGAGTTTGGTTGAAGTTTTCTATCTCCATGATTACGCAATTCTATTTCTACTAATTTCACTCTCTTCGCAGACAAAAAATCAAGCAGAATAAATCCTTGTTTTCAGCTTATCCCCAGAGCAGAAACCTCTGACTAGACTTTGTTTAGCATCTACTTTCTTTTGTGGTTCTTGATTTGTTGCTATTGTTTTGCTCGAGATTAGCTGAGTACAAAAGTATCTGCAgcttcaaaaaattgaaaaattgtgTTCCTTTAAGCTTTGGTAATGAATGATTTGGAAGATCTTTATCAAGGAAACATTGATGTTTTGGTTCAAAGaaattaagattttttattGGAAATGTATTGTTAGATGGATAAGCCTTGGAATGTTTTCTATCTTAGGTATCTCAATTAGCGTATCCATTTCTATTTGACCTCTCTTTCCTCATAGAAAACTAAGGGTCCATCCTTCATACCTTTCCAGTTACATGGGAAATTAACAACTCTTTGACAATTGAAAGTATCGAGTTGTAATATTACTAGGAACAACTTTAACATTATAACTAATGCATATGATTCTGCTCTTTGAGCATTAGTTGAACGATTGGATAGAAGCAAATCACTGTGTGGTTGAAAACTTATTCACTTGAGCACAAGCAACAAAGAGGCATCTTTAGAGATAAAAGCAGTATGGTCATTTGGTCGTATATTGTTTATGATTATTGTCTGCCATAGAGTACCTTAGCGAAGGCATCTTTAGGCATTGATCAGGGTACGTTTGCTTCGTTTGTTTGGAAACTtacacaaaatagaaaaaaagaagaaaagaatttaAGGGGGAAAGAAAAGTGGTCTTACCTCAGAGCACAAAAGAAAATAAGTGTAAATCCTACATCTCACTCATCCAATGGGTGGATTTTCTCCACTAATCACCTCCATGCGACAGGTGAAAACACCTCATCCATTAGATGGATGGGGCATAAGTTATACAACTACAAAATGGAGTGTATAGGTAgcattatttataaaatattttgtggaggctaaatgtaaaaaaaaaaaagaaaaaaagaaagtattttGGTTGGGTAAATTACATAGAAAGTATCTAACCTTTTACCCAAGTTTTAATTTGTATCCCCAACCATCTAATTATTATACCTTTTACCCAAGTTTTAATTGTGTCGCCAACcttctaattattataattagatACTTAATCTCTTCAAGTTATCTAGATTAGGCCTGGTCTTGTTGCAAACTCCGTTAAGTGGGGTAAGTTaaatgatttcattttttttttttaaattcgcGAGATCAAACCAAACTATATCACTAAATAAATCATACTGCGTCAATCAAAATAAGTCATCCTCCGTCCTCAACGTAAATGGCAAAGAACTtaatagttggtacccgaggtacCAAATTTGAAGtcttgttgcatatttttagttaagtccatttttaataaaaaatatgaacgAAGCGGATGACATGCTACCATTctctcccaaaaaaaagaaaaaaaagtctgCACAATTCGAGCGAGTTacatttttcaatattttttggattaatttcatacagttccctgtaaacatatcaaattgcaaatatattcctacaaagttcaacttttcatatttatccttacaaaagtccaatgatattcatatttatccctctggtttgttaccgttagagtatttactatttattttttaaaagaaaataagtgaaatgacatttttgccattacaaatatgtctctccaaAAGCTTCAATTGTTAGAATTATGCAGAAATGTTCTCCCAAAAATTTTCAACagtcattttctttctttctatgatcacaaataatataagagcgGTAgaaaggtcaatttacctcatttactaattagggttaagtattttacttatagttaactatatttttctagtGGATCCTAACAGCATGGGTATACGTGAAAACGTTAGGATATTTgtaggaataaatatgaaaagctaaactttgtaggaatatatctgttattcgatatatttacagggAGCTGTATGTAATTTATCGTTTTTTTTTACCAGTTACTACTTGATTCGGGCTGGCAGGAGCTCCACCAATCCaaatccgtttgcatccctacttgtCCCCCAACTCGAGTCCCCCTTCCTCTGCGGCCCCCAGACCCAACCTAACCCATCGCCTTTCCATGGCCGGAGAGGAGCCGCCATTCTTTCCTCCACCGACTGGTAACAAccctctcgtttttttttttatttatcattggTTGTTTTAATCATATGGTTCAGTGAAATTGGAATCATTTGTTTTGTAAAGTCGAATTAGTTTCGACTTTGCTTGTATGGTATTTCTCACACAAAGCATTTCTCTTACATGACTACATCTTTGAATGGTGAAAAGCAAAATTGATTGGTAGAGATTTTGTTAATACTCTTCACCTATTGTTTTAGTTTTCGAATTTGGAGCTATCTAGTAGCtcgttttttaaaatttgaactctcTAGCGGCTAATTTTTTAAGATTGTCCGAAATTCTATGTGTTGGAATAAGAATGTGGTAGAAACTTACAAACTGGATAACCAACGTATTCAGAAACTGAAATCGGATTGGGTTGCTTATTTTGTTAACATTTTTAGATCGTTCTTGTCTTGAAATTGTACAGGGTGTATTCAAATAGCTTAAAAATAAAGTCGTGAAATCCTGCAGAGTTACATAATTTTCTACTTTATCATAACTTAGACCATAGATATAAACtccatgaatttttttttaaaattgtcgcTCCagggatttatttatttatttatttattttgtgctCCAACTCCTtgcttccttttccttttttcatcatcttctttgtCCCgaatccccctctctctctaaaactctctctatctctatgaTAATGCGGAATCCGAACCTCTCAACAGCTTCGATGGTGGTATTGGACTTGTTTCCTCATCATCCTCATCAAGCTCCCTTTACGAGCCCTTAAGAATCTCCATGAGATCATCCTATTAACAATGTCTCTCTCTCATATTTCAGATGCTACAGTATCAGATGCTGATATGGAGAGGAAGATCCTTTTTGATTCAACGGCGAAGGTTTCCAGCATCTTCATGGATTTCATGATCAAGTAAGTCACTCACAcactacttttttcttttctttttctttttattttcttttttgtaatgCACATCTGAATCCTGCATTTCATTGTGAGAAACCAGTGATTGCATTTAGTTTTTGATGCCCATCAATGGAtgctgaatataaaatattgaaatcaCTGTCATCTAATAGCTTAAGCATTTGGAGTAATTCGTATAGTCGTATGGTATTAGAGCAAGAGGTCCTCAGTTCGAATACCACCAAGCTCCTagtttcatttaattttctatcatttaatttaagtttacgTCTTAGGTCGTTCAGAAAGTCCTAAGTTCAAGGGTGTGGGGGAATGTGGAACATCAGTTATCAGAATACCGTTCTGTAACAATTTAAGCTTTTGGAGTAATTGTGATGTAGTATGGAACGAAAACAGCTAGTAGATAATCGAATTTAGGCTAACAGGGACTATGAATAAAGATGGAACCGTTAGGGTTTTAAGAAAACCACTAGTTTCTTAGATATATTGAAAAGATCATCCAAAACAACCATTATCTGATTTGCATCCCTTTTATATTAGGGTTACAAGGTGCTCTTCAAATCCAGTCCTTGATTATGACTTATTGGCTAACTTTAAACTCTAACtgtcaaaatataataataagtcGCATGCTAGTCACATGACaactaactaaataaaataaataaaacaatcgAAAAGTAAAACATAATATTAAAGCTCCTGTATCAAATTGGTTATTTTCTTGTGGTGTCTTAGCAGCTCCTGAATTCGAATCCCACCAAGCTCttaatttcatttatatgtCCTCGTTTTTAATTTTAGCACACGAATTGAGTCTATTGTAAGGTCTTAAGCTCGGACATGAGGGGAGTGttggatataaaatattaaatgccATTTTTCTTCATTACCTTATAACTTCATATTGGACTGTGCTAGGGGAGTGCTAATGATAGACTTTAATCTACACTGTGTGGTGTTCAGCTAAGAAGTATTTGCATGCTTCATGGTCGTTTGATGGTTTGAGTAGATTTCCTTTCACGAGTATTTTCTTTATTCATGGCTCACGGAACTCATCTAAAATGTGGTGCATATTGAAATGGGTACCTAAACtttgaaagttttgattttactatctaatagtttttttttttgaataaatactcaaattttaaagtatttgcttttttaattaatatcacAGAACATTCCATAATATAAGAGATTATTCTGTTACTTGACGGTATATTCATCAAAAGACATATGGATACTGCAAGATTAGATACAGACACCTGTTTTGAAAATCTTGTAAGGTTCagtggtaaaataaaaatatttaaagttcagGTACCTATTGTAAATGCGCTATCATTATGGTAAGTTCTGCTGGGAgactatttcttttcttcatgATTGTTAACTTTCTCTCAATTGATGGTGGAGATTTCAGGTTATATCTGATGCTATTTTGTGCATCT
Coding sequences:
- the LOC109723178 gene encoding vegetative cell wall protein gp1-like produces the protein MSVFELEDYLHLCESALAALSRRPARPSSRACRKRLQPGRVWPRPPSQARLRFGGLGTALPCGPKPPVAPRWRSPCNPARCVPAGPAMLRSASRLQPRLPPPLRSCRADLEPAPLPRRRHYPPEVAPPPPPSPPPDIAPADLPRSPPSLPQAPTREEVTARSPPPRHGCCRRRRHLLPDLPRPAAPIPAASARRPIAAAILAPQLRELVTFGPALAVLRSRSLSVIPIDSLAPRR
- the LOC109723256 gene encoding uncharacterized protein LOC109723256, which produces MVEMSAADEVSVAASAAAEPGRPQPPFTKAVANFSALDYFRFSTITAVSVTGGYLSGIKPSIRGPSMVSGVLIGIMGGFMYAYQNSAGRLTGFFPNDAEVARYRKK